One genomic segment of Streptomyces liangshanensis includes these proteins:
- a CDS encoding ABC transporter permease — protein sequence MKATWSSGSGRLGSGRFPFGRFHPLRRLPRAWRRPLAVVGGVLAGLWLVIVLAAPVLAPHDPLAQDLPRLAGPGPGHWFGTDELGRDVLSRVLYGARVSIPLALLLVSLSLLIGGVLGACAGFFGRWVDETVMRIADLVFAFPTVILAMVVAAALGASLQNAVLAVLVVAWPSYARVTRGLVMGLRSREFVLSGRLLGFSAWRSLRVDVLPNVLGPLLVLATLDIGTATLLLSGLSFLGLGAKPPTAEWGAMVASGTQQFDKWWIGVFPGLAILTVVLAFNFLGDALRDALDPGTARTLGAEKERVA from the coding sequence GTGAAAGCGACGTGGTCCAGCGGCTCCGGGCGGCTCGGCTCCGGGCGGTTCCCTTTCGGGCGGTTCCATCCGCTGCGGCGCCTGCCCCGTGCCTGGCGCAGGCCGCTCGCGGTCGTCGGCGGGGTGCTCGCCGGCCTCTGGCTGGTGATCGTGCTGGCCGCGCCGGTGCTCGCCCCGCACGACCCGCTCGCGCAGGACCTGCCCCGGCTGGCCGGGCCGGGGCCCGGGCACTGGTTCGGTACGGACGAGCTGGGCCGGGACGTCCTGAGCCGCGTGCTCTACGGGGCCCGCGTCTCGATCCCGCTGGCGTTGCTGCTGGTCAGCCTGTCGCTGCTGATCGGCGGGGTCCTCGGGGCCTGCGCCGGGTTCTTCGGGCGGTGGGTGGACGAGACCGTGATGCGGATCGCGGACCTGGTGTTCGCCTTCCCGACCGTCATCCTCGCGATGGTCGTCGCCGCCGCGCTCGGCGCCAGCCTCCAGAACGCGGTGCTCGCCGTCCTGGTCGTCGCCTGGCCCTCGTACGCCCGCGTCACCCGCGGCCTGGTGATGGGCCTGCGCTCGCGCGAGTTCGTGCTCAGCGGGCGGCTGCTGGGCTTCTCCGCCTGGCGGTCGCTGCGCGTGGACGTCCTGCCCAACGTGCTCGGGCCGCTGCTGGTGCTGGCGACCCTCGACATCGGCACGGCGACGCTGCTGCTGTCCGGGCTGTCGTTCCTCGGCCTGGGCGCGAAGCCGCCGACCGCCGAGTGGGGGGCGATGGTCGCGTCGGGGACGCAGCAGTTCGACAAGTGGTGGATCGGGGTCTTCCCCGGCCTGGCGATCCTCACCGTCGTCCTGGCCTTCAACTTCCTGGGCGACGCCCTGCGAGACGCCCTCGACCCCGGCACGGCCCGCACCCTCGGCGCGGAGAAGGAGCGTGTGGCGTGA